The proteins below are encoded in one region of Paenibacillus albus:
- a CDS encoding MmcQ/YjbR family DNA-binding protein, translating into MEALIGHCLSKAGAAKEYPFGPDPIVMKAGGKMFALISGDGSGISLKCDPVIAENLRQQYEAITPGYHLNKKHWNSITLDGSVPVPELLDMIDHSYELVLKGMTKAERARISEAGAAAQTVRK; encoded by the coding sequence ATGGAAGCGTTAATCGGACACTGCTTGTCCAAGGCAGGCGCTGCAAAAGAATATCCGTTTGGCCCAGATCCCATCGTCATGAAAGCCGGGGGCAAAATGTTCGCGCTCATTTCGGGAGATGGATCGGGCATCTCGCTCAAATGCGATCCTGTCATCGCGGAGAATTTGCGCCAGCAGTATGAGGCGATAACTCCGGGATATCATCTGAACAAGAAGCACTGGAACTCCATTACGCTGGACGGATCTGTCCCTGTGCCTGAGCTGCTTGATATGATTGATCATTCTTATGAGCTGGTGCTCAAAGGAATGACGAAGGCGGAGCGTGCCCGCATTTCTGAAGCTGGTGCGGCGGCTCAAACTGTCCGTAAGTAA